From Penaeus vannamei isolate JL-2024 chromosome 12, ASM4276789v1, whole genome shotgun sequence, the proteins below share one genomic window:
- the LOC113826006 gene encoding uncharacterized protein, translating into MAGFCVRRGSEEAPPWFFRQRLLGFLTLLFLVLARSASAGVLVRERTDDGGNRGRDYLQTVRSDDSSNQWNVIRLNVSIAELFGWQRPDDSRTRDRGNLFTSNNNKYYDGNYGNDRRGSTSTGVADKGKYDEALMKHYLNSLDDENTLKTLLKDPPVKTLDSFPTERPTYVRRRIVIPVGLIMFLLSSCLYGCARVFGRKEEQQEEVRERPQVLLRLLVPVERPPAAEDETETKDQDTEAPPTYSDALKSEPPPAYSEVCTKET; encoded by the coding sequence ATGGCCGGCTTCTgcgtgaggagagggagtgaggaagcccCTCCGTGGTTCTTTCGGCAGCGGCTCTTGGGCTTCCTGACGCTGCTGTTCCTCGTCCTCGCCCGCAGCGCCTCCGCCGGCGTCCTCGTCAGAGAGAGAACCGACGACGGCGGCAATCGAGGGAGGGATTATCTTCAGACCGTCAGGAGTGACGACAGTAGCAACCAATGGAATGTCATTCGACTCAATGTCTCCATCGCTGAGCTCTTCGGATGGCAACGACCCGACGACTCGCGAACACGAGACCGAGGAAATCTATTTACGTCCAACAATAACAAGTACTACGACGGCAACTATGGCAACGACAGACGCGGAAGCACCTCCACCGGCGTCGCCGACAAGGGAAAATACGACGAAGCTCTGATGAAGCACTATCTCAATTCTCTCGACGACGAGAACACCCTGAAGACCCTCCTGAAAGACCCTCCCGTGAAGACCCTGGACTCTTTCCCGACGGAGCGCCCGACGTACGTCCGCAGAAGGATCGTGATCCCCGTGGGTTTAATCATGTTCCTGCTCTCATCGTGTCTCTACGGGTGTGCGCGGGTGTTTGGGCgcaaggaggagcagcaggaggaggtccGTGAGAGGCCCCAGGTGCTGTTGAGGCTTTTAGTACCTGTGGAGAGGCCTCCCGCGGCTGAGGACGAGACGGAGACCAAGGACCAGGACACGGAGGCACCGCCCACTTACTCGGACGCCCTGAAGTCTGAACCTCCGCCTGCTTATTCCGAAGTGTGTACGAAAGAGACCTGA
- the LOC113825998 gene encoding uncharacterized protein yields the protein MSTCELPLCPHRGLRRAGERRKTARRTPERTEDIERKTSRRTPGRTEDIEKNAGKNGRHREERKTSRRTPGRTEDIGKNGRHREERREERKTSGRTEDIEKNAGKNGRHREERKTSRRTPGRTEDIEKNAGKNGRHREERREERKTSRRTPGRTEDIEKNAGKNGRHREERREERKTSRRTPGRTEDIEKNAGKNGRHREERREERKTSGRTGASAFLRLRKDLPDARRRRSRRGRKVRERGPALFTDGRGRGRASSGPEASLERRLGFGETPGERDRLSRLNGGSDGEGKSKGGKRWVMAGVVVRRGTEEAPERFFRSRFLGFLTLLLLLLLAHSASAGAIGRERPSDADTQEDRTNHTLDGDGYRYHYQDQHDHGDTHRHDNASLDTIMPVPEAYGDTDNPIRIWAFLLLFFMGLVCCVRLWLYQCLRRKKVIREVIILQRIQVREKSPAVDSGAAAPLSGGTDTGEAPPAYSALDPQASRAPR from the exons ATGTCAACGTGCGAGCTGCCTCTCTGCCCCCACCGTGGCTTAAGAAGAGCGGGAGAAAGACGGAAGACAGCGAGAAGAACGCCGGAAAGAACGGAAGACATCG AACGGAAGACATCGAGAAGAACGCCGGGAAGAACGGAAGACATCGAGAAGAACGCCGGTAAGAACGGAAGACATCGGGAAGAACGGAAGACATCGAGAAGAACGCCGGGAAGAACGGAAGACATCGGGAAGAACGGAAGACATCGAGAAGAACGCCGGGAAGAACGGAAGACATCGGGAAGAACGGAAGACATCGAGAAGAACGCCGGGAAGAACGGAAGACATCGGGAAGAACGGAAGACATCGAGAAGAACGCCGGGAAGAACGGAAGACATCGAGAAGAACGCCGGGAAGAACGGAAGACATCGAGAAGAACGCCGGGAAGAACGGAAGACATCGAGAAGAACGCCGGGAAGAACGGAAGACATCGAGAAGAACGCCGGGAAGAACGGAAGACATCGAGAAGAACGCCGGGAAGAACGGAAGACATCGAGAAGAACGCCGGGAAGAACGGAAGACATCGAGAAGAACGCCGGGAAGAACGGAAGACATCGAGAAGAACGCCGGGAAGAACGGAAGACATCGGGAAGAACAGGAGCATCGGCTTTTCTTCGACTCCGAAAAGATCTTCCAG ACGCCCGACGTCGACGcagcagaaggggaaggaaagtgagagaaagaggtccAGCTTTATTTAccgacgggagagggagagggagagccagcaGCGGACCGGAGGCTTCCCTTGAGCGAAGGCTGGGCTTTGGAGAGACGCCGGGGGAGAGAGATCGTCTTTCGCGTCTCAACGGAGGGAGTGACGGGgaaggaaagagcaagggagggaagcgCTGGGTGATGGCCGGCGTCGTTGTGAGGAGAGGGACTGAGGAGGCCCCTGAGCGGTTCTTTCGGTCGAGGTTCCTGGGCTTCCTgacgctgctgctgctcctcctcctcgcccacagCGCCTCCGCGGGCGCCATCGGCAGGGAGAGACCGAGCGACGCCGACACACAAGAGGACAGGACCAACCATACCCTCGACGGCGACGGGTACAGATACCACTACCAAGACCAGCACGATCATGGCGACACGCACCGGCACGATAACGCAAGTCTGGATACCATCATGCCTGTACCCGAAGCCTACGGAGACACCGACAATCCAATTCGAATCTGGGCATTTCTCCTGCTGTTCTTTATGGGCCTTGTCTGCTGTGTCCGGCTTTGGTTATACCAGTGCCTACGTCGAAAGAAAGTCATCCGTGAGGTCATCATCCTGCAGCGAATTCAAGTCCGCGAAAAATCCCCCGCTGTCGATTCAGGAGCCGCAGCACCCCTTTCTGGAGGAACGGACACAGGCGAAGCGCCGCCTGCTTACTCCGCCCTAGATCCGCAGGCTTCCCGTGCGCCCCGCTGA